Proteins co-encoded in one Arachis hypogaea cultivar Tifrunner chromosome 11, arahy.Tifrunner.gnm2.J5K5, whole genome shotgun sequence genomic window:
- the LOC112720320 gene encoding S-adenosyl-L-methionine:benzoic acid/salicylic acid carboxyl methyltransferase 3 produces the protein MEVEQVLHMNGGIGEASYANNSLVQQKVISLTRPIREEAITSLYYKKIPRTLSIADLGCSSGPNTFFVVTEIIKAIENLCRELNQNSPEYNVFMNDLPGNDFNNIFRSLDSFKQNLMISNNNKFEKNSCGPCFLFGAPGSFYGRLFANKSIHFVHASYSLQWLSKVPEGIENNKGNIYMSSTSPLNVLNAYYEQFRRDFSFFLKCRGEEVVEGGVMVLTFLGRRSDDPSSKECCYIWELMAAALNQMVLEGIIKEEQMDAFNIPQYTPSPSEVKLEVESEGSFTINRLEVSEVNWNAFENNWNAMDFESEESESLSDGGYNVAQCMRAVAEPLLVSHFGEDIIEYVFSRYQKLLTDRMSKEKTKFFNVTVSLTRNA, from the exons ATGGAAGTAGAACAGGTACTACACATGAATGGAGGAATTGGAGAAGCAAGCTATGCAAATAACTCCTTAGTTCAG CAAAAGGTGATTTCTCTAACAAGACCAATAAGAGAGGAAGCCATAACCAGCCTCTACTACAAGAAAATCCCAAGAACCCTATCAATTGCGGACTTGGGGTGTTCCTCTGGCCCCAACACTTTCTTTGTTGTCACAGAAATCATAAAAGCCATTGAGAATCTTTGCAGAGAGCTGAACCAGAATTCCCCTGAATACAATGTGTTCATGAATGATCTCCCAGGGAATGATTTCAACAACATTTTCAGGTCCCTTGACAGCTTCAAACAGAATCTCATgataagtaataataataagtttGAAAAAAATAGTTGCGGTCCTTGTTTCCTCTTTGGAGCTCCAGGTTCATTCTATGGCAGGCTTTTTGCAAACAAAAGTATTCATTTTGTTCATGCCTCTTACAGCCTTCAATGGCTATCTAAG GTTCCTGAGGGTATAGAGAACAACAAGGGAAACATTTACATGTCAAGCACAAGCCCCTTAAACGTTCTCAACGCTTACTATGAACAATTTCGAAGagacttctctttctttctcaagTGTCGTGGTGAGGAAGTGGTTGAAGGAGGTGTCATGGTTTTAACATTCTTGGGAAGAAGAAGTGATGATCCATCTTCTAAGGAGTGTTGCTACATTTGGGAACTCATGGCTGCCGCTCTCAATCAAATGGTCTTGGAG GGAATCATAAAAGAAGAGCAAATGGATGCTTTCAACATCCCACAATACACACCGTCCCCATCGGAAGTGAAACTTGAAGTTGAAAGCGAAGGATCCTTCACCATCAACCGCCTAGAGGTGTCTGAAGTGAATTGGAATGCTTTTGAAAACAATTGGAACGCCATGGATTTCGAATCGGAAGAATCCGAATCACTCAGCGATGGCGGATACAATGTGGCGCAGTGCATGAGAGCCGTTGCTGAACCCTTGCTGGTTAGCCACTTCGGTGAAGATATCATTGAATACGTGTTTAGTCGCTACCAGAAGCTCTTAACTGACCGTATGTCTAAGGAGAAGACCAAGTTTTTCAACGTCACTGTATCGTTGACCAGGAACGCATGA